In the genome of Rissa tridactyla isolate bRisTri1 chromosome Z, bRisTri1.patW.cur.20221130, whole genome shotgun sequence, the window GCCTTTAAAGGCTACAGAGAAGTTCACCcttcagagaaaaatcaaacacagatccaggctgcagctggctgaGGAAACAGAAGGGACAACTATTTGCTACTCCCTCACTTCAGATAGTCCGTGCTTAGCTGTGATTAGACACATAGGAAAgcctcctgttttcttttgctgtgagaaaaaggtaaagaaaaccaTTGCATGTGGTGAAGTAGAAAGGCTACTGCTGTGCTCTCTTTCCCTTGCattcttgttcttcttttttttttttcttcataagaaGGGTGTTCCTTTCCtcaaagagagagggagagggagaaagactGTAAACTGTCCAAAAGGACCGTGAGAAAACAGGAAGCTTTGAAAAGTACAAGAGAAAGCAAGATGAAATCTATTTGCAGGCGGTTCCCCGGGGACATGTGAGCCATTGTTAAGCAGGCTGTTCATACAGCTATATCCTTCCTTCTGCTGAGGAGGAGCTTGGTGCCAAAAGGCTGCTATCTGGTCATTGCCTTAACCCTCTGAATACCAGCCAGAAACACTTGCTCAAGTCTTTCAAgggctcttccagagaggcaaGGGATGCTCCTAACACCAAAGAGCAATTCCTGATTCTCCCTTTGCTTATTGTCACAACCTCCACTCTGTTCAGGGCACTGATGTTGATTCGTACCACTTCAGCCACAGGAGAAACTGGTTCACTTACTTGTTTCTTACTTGTTTCTTTCCTCCTAGGAACATTGGGTGGGGACAGAGAAGTACAAAAAATAGCAAAAACAGGTGTTCCTGTAAAGCTTTTGTTACTGGCTGGAAAACATAGTCGTGGTACTCCAGTTCCCGGTTCAAACTATTGCCATCTCCAAGTTTTAATAGTCTGTCATCATCAAACCCTAACCTGAACACAAACTTTTAGCTAATATGCACATGCACATGCACATGTGTGGGTCCAGATACTGCATCCAGCACAGTTAATCAAACAATTGAGTCTCTTTTCTGAAATTTGAGGGGTCAGAGGAGGACTTTGACCAAATGGGAAGCAAAAGACAGTTTCACAGGTGTTCTCAAAGACTGAAAGTCTCCAGCAGACTTGATATGGAACTACCCAAGCATTTCagtaacagaaattattttatcaaTATAGAATAGCATAAGTCCTACTATAAAAAAGACCATTTTAATAGgacataaattaaaattaaacaaaaagtagAAAGACTTTGCTGTTATTATTTCAAAGCGATATGCCTCAAAGTTatcaaagcaaaatgagaaagtaaaaaagattaatttttacattttcctaTTAAAATTATCACTGAATGCCATATTTTCCTATGACATTTTGAAGTTCTAcatttttcaagagaaaataattccatttaaaatttttcattcagCTCTGCTTCTCTATGAAACGTTCCTTTTAAGAATGTATTTAATTCCACAAAGATGTTGCATGAAAGAGTTCTAGAAATTTCTTCCAGCTCAATCTTCAGTTATTTAGGCATAAACTAGGTAGTATGTTCCACTCTATATTTATAGCCCTCTTAGAGCAGATCAAAGTGGGGGTAAAACCTACAACCTTTGGCTTCACAAGGTGTTACTACAGTAATGATTCAGGTAGGCAGCAAAAGGAACAGATGTAATGTCTAATACTGAGTAAGAATATAAACATGAATAATTCATAAGGAAGATATTAGAGACAAGCACGGTCAAGAAAGCCAAAGCCTCAAAGGTTTATGGGGAGGGAGAATAAGAGGGGATGGAAAGGGAATGTTGGCAAGGGAGGCAGCAAACTGGAATTTGCACAGAATCCTAAAAAGACCAAATGGTCTCAGAGGCTATTTTGTTCAGCTGCTGATGTCCTGCCCTGAATTTCAGTCTGGTAATTACACTTGGCCCGTTCAAATCCCTTCTGCAGTTGTATTTTGCAGTGGCTTTCTTTGAGTCCTTCCTGGAACTGTCACATCACATCGCTGTGTGAAGTAGTGGCTACGGCTTTTCCATGGTCATCTGTGGGGTGCACGACTTGATCTATGTTTTTAGTCAGTGATTCAACCTATTAAGCACTTAGACTTCTGTTTGGACGGCTGTACTTGGCAAATGTCAGGTATGTTTATTGTCCTCAAACTGCCATGGCATTTAAATGCtcatgaagcagaaaaaaatatttgaggatGAAAGTTACTGGTATTGAAGGCGAAGGGAGTAAACCACAGATATTTACCTCCATTATTTCGTGCTATGTAAGAAAGAAAACCAGGCTGGTTTATGTTAATTTAAATGCTACTGCCGTATGTGTTCACAGGTCTTGTTTTTCTAATTCTGCTATATCGCAAGATGATAGTATCACAGAAACATGCAGTGGGTTAATGCCTCTGCAATCGAATGCACTTACCTTGCACTTGAAGGGTTTGACATCAGAGTGAACAATCATGTGGGCCTTGAGAGTCTGCTTTTGCACAAAGCTCTTGAAGCACAAATGGCACTGATATGCTCTGATATTGGTGTGGATCAGGACATGTCGCTTCATGTTGGCCAGCAGAGTAAATTCCCGGCCACAAATCCCACATTTGTGCTCTTTCACAccctgtgagaaaagaaaaaaatcagaaaattctgCAGATGGAAAATTTTCTAGATCATTTCATCTTCAGTACAGCAATTGTGAATTATTCACTCTGCATTAGCGAAGCAGGtaataaattatttcacttttaacAAGATTTGCTCAAGTAACaggtatttatgtatttttttcctggcaaattCTTACAAGAATatgagaagcagagaaggaaaacaaaacataagcTTAATGAAATAATGAGTTTTGTTTCCATCAGTAAGTTTACAAACCAATGAGACATTGTCAGTAGGAGAGCTTCTCTGTCCTATGCTGCTGCTTATGTGAAGGATCGGTCAAACGTGTACGCTTTTGTGTTCATGTTTGACCAAGAATTAAAGCTAACCAGTTAAGAGACTAAAGTAGTGCTTGCCTTTGATAATTGAACGTCATTGACTTCTGAAAAAGGCATAGCCCTCCTTTGAAGAAAGCTATGGAAAGTAATCTTTTGAAGAAAGCTATAGAAAGTAATCTGAAGTGACCAAGCAGGAGTCTAACAATGTCACTAAATAAGGATAAACGTGTTACATTCAATGATGAGAAAAAACTGTTCACTTTTAGTGGGACATGCACTAACCCTAATGGAGTGATCtcattttttctgatgtttacagACCATTTCTAGTGCCTTTTATGCCACCCAGTCAATTTACTGACACATAATTCAATATTCTTGCTCACACCTATGTGGTCTAACTGCCAGCTCCTCAAAAAGTCATTTAGGTGCTATGAAGGCCAATGAATTTACCACTACACACTTTGAGAGTTTGAGTATAACCTGCTGAAGGTAATGAGGATTTACTAGTGAAATGCAGAGAGCAATTACTCTTCCTGAAGGCTCCCATTACAAAGAAGACTTGAAACAATCTCTACTTTTGTGCCAGTCAGTGGTTTTCACAGTTAATTGCAAAGCTAAACTGTGAACACCAACAGCGGCTTCAAGTATCTGCCTGTCTGATGTGAGGCTGCATTTGGGCAGCTAAGTACGGCTAATTATATTCACAGCTGAATCCACCTGCAGCTGTGGACAAAGAAGCAGAAGCTCTCTAAAGGCTCAGGGGCATTGCATTTCCtgtgacaacaaaaaaaaataccaagtcTTAAATTAGTAGAATTTTGCATGGTAAATCCAAAGACCAGGGAATCTCCAGAAGGAGCAGAAACTATAATCATgaagtaaggaagaaaaagcaaatgtggaAGTAGAGGTTgttggtttttaaaagaaaatgtgtctATAGAACTGAAATGCTGtagctttcagtatttttaatgtttttcaaataaaaggcaaaatCCAAGTGTTAAATGGAAAATATGGCAAGCAGGAAGCAAATTTTTATAAAATGTGCGGGATTTTGACTTGTCTTAACATTTTTGTAATGGTGGATGTGCCAATTTCAGACATTCTTGAATGGAACAgttatatttttcctatttttgaaaGTGATTTTTCTGGATGTGTTCCAAAGCCTACTCCTAACCTCAACTGACTCTGCTGTCATTGCTGTCAGCAGTGGCAAGACTGCCACTTAATAGGAATTGGCTAGGATTACGGACCTGCTTGTCCACTTTTATTAACAGGCATTCTGGATAATTTATGCACAAAGGGGGGTTtttcttaggggttttttttttttttttatttccctaaatGTCTCATTACAATGATTATTCAAAATCTGATGAGTAATGATATACTTTCTTTTGCTGCATACACACAGTCTATTGCAAATCCACACAGTTCCCAATTAAAGAAAGCGATAGAGCTGGTTTTCAGTAGAGAATTTCTGTTAAGATTTCGGGGCGGGGTTTACAGCTCTACAAAATTATGCTATGTTACAGAAGGTCATTCTGAAGATAAAACCTAGAAACGGAGAGGTGCAAATACAGTTTTGGGAAGTCATACAGGTGGTTTAATTGGATTCCTGTTTATCACAAAGTGGGTTTTGCGTGTACTTTCTGAAGACTGACAGAGAAGTCCACCTTCTACTATTGCCAGCGCCACTGGGGCTTTTGCTTTTGCTCCGCATAAAACTCTCCAGCTGGCAAAGGGCCAGCACGAGGCTCTACAGACCAATTACCTTCTTTTCGAGGAGGTACAAGCGTGTATCCTCAGTAGCCTGTAATCCTTGTGCTACCTTCCCATGCAAGGTGAGAGCGCAACCCGTGCTGGCTTACCTTGTGAGTCAGGGAGTGCTGTTTGAGGTGATGGGGCTGCACGAACTCCATGCCACATTCAGTGCAGATGTAGGGGCGAATGTCTTTGTGCTTCATCATGTGGTTTTGCAGCTGGCTCGGGTACTGGAAGGTCTTATCACATTCAGTGCAATTGTACTGTATAGGGCCACGGTGGGTTGTTAAGTGTCTCTTCAGCTGGGCCAGGGTTGGGAAGTCCAGACCACACTCCACACAAATGTTCTCTCGGCCACTCTCGTGCTTAGACTCATGTGCTTTCAGCTCACTGGGGTAGGCAAAGCCTCTGCCACAGATCCTGCAGTTGTAAGGCTTGATGTCACTGTGTTGCATCATGTGTCTCTTAAGGTGACTGGTTTGAGTGAAAGCCTTGTGGCACACCTGGCATTTATGTGGCCGAGTGCCCTGGTGTGTCAACATATGTGTGTGCAAGTGGCTCAGCTGCTTGAAAAGCTTGCCACAACGGGTGCAAGCATGTGGCTTAATGCCACTGTGCCCCAAGATATGGGTCACCAAATTGTACTTGGATGTGTAGGACTTCTCACACATGGGACATTGCCAGCGTTTCTGTTCACCCCCAACATCAACATAGTAACTGTCATCTATCTGAAGGTTGACATCTActctttccactttctgtttattttcaccACTTTCTTTTACTTCAGCCCTCCTGAATGGTGGCTCTGGAGGTCTTTTCATTTGAAAGGGGTTCCTGAAATGAAAGTTTGGTGGCACAATAAAAGGAAACATTAAGCCAGGGTGGACTTTAGGGTAATAACGGTAAGGAGCCTGCATGAATGCTGGGCTACTGGGCCATGCGATGTTAGGCTTCACTGGTTCTTGCTTAATTGGCTTGGCTCCAAAGTGCTCCAGGGTTCTGTAGAACTGAAAACCAAAGTTGCAAAGGTCGATCATCTGGGAACTGTATTTGGGCTGTGCTGGCTGTTGGAAAACCAAGGGGAGACTGGAAGCGCCTATGTCATTGTGATCTTCAGGTCTGCCTGGTGGTGATGAGGAACCCTCAAGAGCGATGGAAGGAGGCATTTTTGTTGGCATGCTCTTCCGTTTCCGAGACCCTCCTTCCAAGGAACCCTGGAATGTTTCCATGTCTCCAAGAGGAGGAGGACCATAGCGGAAATGTGAGAGGTGCGGTCTGAATTCTTCACCAAATGGAGTTGTTCTGTGTGGCTTTGTAACTGGGCTtagaggctgcaggcagcgggAGAAGGGAGAGGCTTGGGTACTGTCCACATTAAGACTCGTTTCTTCATTCTTCATCATATTTGATTTTTTATGTGTTGTCCAAATtccttaaaacaaacagaaaaccagttctctttatttcttcctgttctcCTGGCTTTAACGTTTTATTgtctgttttattgttttggaggttgttggatttttttaactgaatgcaACTAAGGACGTCTTAGGCCCTAATAAGACAAAGgccttttaaaacataattaaattgGTTAGTGGAGAACAAAGAAGCTTTGGTCTTCCTGTGGTAGAACTGGTGGTTTAAATCAAGTTTGGCCCATACAACATCTTTGCAACATAAACATGCTGTACCATGACACGCTACTTCACAGCTGAATCTGTATGGCGATGTTTCTGCTTAATTTAATTCAGCCAGGCTATTTGTGGGCAAAGTCTTGTCCTTGGCTGTGCATGCACTGGCGCTAGAAATTGGCGGTGCATCTAAAGGACATGGCAATACAAACAATAATGTGCACATTTATTATGGTTGTGACATGAAAAGCCAAAGCCAAAAAACGTTAAACTTCTTTGTATCATTAACATGTGCTGCTGTGAGAGAAAACAATGGTCAAGTGATCTGAGGACACCGTGTACCATCAGGTTTTGCGCCGTTTCCTGGCTTCTCTCACTTTGTATTGTAATAAGAAGGTggagattaatttattttctttgttttaatccCAGCGATATTTACCTGGCAGATTTGGGGGAGGAAAGACCTTTGACAACTCTCCAAATTACATTCAGTTTTATAGACTtaatctagggtttttttttttctaaacaggtgGGCAAAATCTCCACTATAAAACTAATTATAGAACTAATGTCAACAACCCCCTAGGTCTCCAGAGTAATTGACACCCAAGAGTGCTCCAAGCCTTTCTAATGGTACAGTGTGACAAGGCAGATTAATAATTGCCTTCTGGCAAAATTTTGTGTTCCGCTGATCATACAGGGAGTTTCTCCTGAATTTGGGGTTCGTCTAAAATATTGGTTATGAATTTTGGTTCGTCTTAATTAAGGCTGCTACCTTTTGCCTTACCTCTTGAGGGATGCActtttctgcatgtgtgtgtgtgtctgtgtttgtgtacATGCATCtacccaaagaggcagaggctaCATTGGAAAACTAGACACATTTTCCCTCTGTCATCTGTGACATGTCGATGCTATTTATGTCACCGTTCTTGGAAATGATGGGTGGATAGCATGAAGGTGGTTGGATTACTAAAGACtctactgtttctttttca includes:
- the ZNF366 gene encoding zinc finger protein 366: MMKNEETSLNVDSTQASPFSRCLQPLSPVTKPHRTTPFGEEFRPHLSHFRYGPPPLGDMETFQGSLEGGSRKRKSMPTKMPPSIALEGSSSPPGRPEDHNDIGASSLPLVFQQPAQPKYSSQMIDLCNFGFQFYRTLEHFGAKPIKQEPVKPNIAWPSSPAFMQAPYRYYPKVHPGLMFPFIVPPNFHFRNPFQMKRPPEPPFRRAEVKESGENKQKVERVDVNLQIDDSYYVDVGGEQKRWQCPMCEKSYTSKYNLVTHILGHSGIKPHACTRCGKLFKQLSHLHTHMLTHQGTRPHKCQVCHKAFTQTSHLKRHMMQHSDIKPYNCRICGRGFAYPSELKAHESKHESGRENICVECGLDFPTLAQLKRHLTTHRGPIQYNCTECDKTFQYPSQLQNHMMKHKDIRPYICTECGMEFVQPHHLKQHSLTHKGVKEHKCGICGREFTLLANMKRHVLIHTNIRAYQCHLCFKSFVQKQTLKAHMIVHSDVKPFKCKLCGKEFNRMHNLMGHMHLHSDSKPFKCLYCPSKFTLKGNLTRHMKVKHGVMERGFHSQGFGRGRIALSQTNVLRSLEQEEPFDLSQKSQGKGISFHSDGESAKGSSCQEEEEDNCYEAEQYSPAMYHHDDNKLYAAQDLPGKSECMMKDFRESYCNEKEEVLSEGGLEKRKGNSDKQENQEERDLVTNKEHVSFRSFEKARLGHSLSDYLYFKHRNKSLKELLERKMEKQTMLIGI